The proteins below are encoded in one region of Planctopirus limnophila DSM 3776:
- a CDS encoding Gfo/Idh/MocA family protein — protein sequence MTAPVRIAIIGAGLVSDFHHVPGIRIDQRSKLTAVCDPNEELLNKRKTEWGDALYTTSYEEIAQSPDVDAVIIATPNFTHLPITKACLEGGKHVMCEKPLGVTAAEAWEMFHLADRLKLKHMTAFTYRFAPSMIYLRHLLKSGGLGEPRHFRSQRFLDWPETSWGWRQYKKLAGAGDLYDMTIHRIDFAQDLLGPIQSVCGAVKTFVPRDKTADGKSCEPSDVDDWSAMIGRFACGAVGVWEGSTLMKGHHNKGVGYEWAEINGSEGSAAYLLNEPHHIMLGKHGGSMEKVDVPSQYLKPAGSPRSTTDGLPTTLFRYDLVYEFVSSILEDRPAMPGFDHGAHAQTVADAVLASSAEGKWIDVPKVS from the coding sequence ATGACTGCTCCCGTTCGTATAGCCATTATTGGTGCAGGGCTGGTCTCCGATTTTCACCATGTGCCAGGGATTCGGATTGACCAGCGGAGCAAACTCACTGCCGTCTGCGACCCCAACGAAGAGCTTCTCAACAAGCGGAAGACCGAATGGGGCGACGCGCTGTACACCACAAGTTACGAGGAAATTGCCCAATCTCCAGATGTTGATGCAGTGATCATCGCCACGCCGAACTTTACACATTTGCCGATCACGAAAGCCTGCCTGGAGGGTGGTAAGCACGTCATGTGCGAGAAACCACTCGGGGTCACTGCAGCCGAGGCCTGGGAGATGTTTCATCTCGCCGACAGATTGAAACTCAAACACATGACGGCCTTCACCTACCGCTTTGCCCCATCCATGATTTATCTCCGACATCTCCTGAAATCGGGTGGTCTCGGTGAACCCAGGCATTTTCGCAGCCAGCGATTCCTCGATTGGCCTGAAACGAGTTGGGGATGGCGACAATACAAAAAACTTGCCGGGGCAGGGGATCTTTACGACATGACCATCCACCGCATCGACTTTGCACAAGATCTGCTCGGCCCGATTCAAAGTGTCTGCGGGGCTGTCAAAACTTTTGTCCCTCGTGACAAAACCGCAGATGGCAAATCCTGCGAACCTTCCGATGTCGATGACTGGTCAGCCATGATTGGCCGCTTTGCTTGCGGTGCTGTGGGTGTCTGGGAAGGCAGTACGTTGATGAAAGGTCACCACAACAAAGGTGTCGGCTACGAATGGGCCGAAATCAATGGGAGCGAAGGCTCAGCCGCCTATCTGCTGAATGAACCGCACCATATTATGCTTGGTAAACACGGTGGTTCGATGGAAAAGGTCGATGTGCCTTCCCAATACTTAAAACCAGCGGGCAGCCCACGATCGACCACAGATGGTCTTCCGACCACTCTCTTCCGCTATGACCTCGTTTATGAGTTTGTTTCGTCGATTTTAGAAGATCGACCAGCGATGCCTGGCTTTGATCACGGTGCTCATGCACAAACTGTGGCCGATGCTGTCCTCGCTTCTTCAGCCGAAGGAAAGTGGATCGACGTTCCCAAGGTCTCTTGA
- a CDS encoding CCA tRNA nucleotidyltransferase has translation MSSQWDLAIEIVTTLRQAGHIALFAGGCVRDLLLGKTPKDYDVATSANPEEVQQLFGYRRTKAVGASFGVIMVLPARKKGEPHHKSDQPAIPPVEVATFRKDGLYVDGRRPETVTFSSPEEDAQRRDFTINGMFFDPLTETVHDFVGGQIDLQSRQLRAIGIAADRFKEDKLRLLRAVRFNSILDFSIEFETWRAIQDLAPEICVVSHERIAAELRRMLAHPSRHSSIQTLDHAGLTGAIFGKILSATSPDLLLALQSLKTDHFETAMALWLRELPVETLRSICSQLRLSNQERDAIVWLHTMQSAWLEFSDWPVCRQKRLLAYPLVNELIASGQALASAQLLESRHVDAAIERLQSWSKEEIDPPLQVTGEDLIHWGISPGPQFKQILEQLRDGQLEGRLTSREAAHQWLADENYLPRT, from the coding sequence TCATCACAGTGGGATCTCGCCATCGAAATCGTCACCACACTCCGGCAGGCAGGGCACATCGCTCTGTTTGCTGGTGGATGTGTGCGCGATCTGCTGCTTGGCAAAACTCCTAAAGATTATGATGTTGCGACATCTGCCAATCCGGAGGAAGTCCAGCAGTTGTTTGGTTATCGCCGCACGAAAGCCGTGGGTGCCAGTTTTGGCGTCATCATGGTGCTCCCTGCTCGCAAAAAAGGCGAACCCCATCACAAATCTGATCAACCAGCCATACCACCCGTGGAAGTTGCCACGTTTCGCAAAGATGGTCTGTATGTCGATGGTCGCCGCCCTGAAACTGTCACGTTTTCTTCCCCCGAAGAAGATGCTCAACGGCGAGACTTTACGATCAACGGCATGTTCTTCGACCCACTGACTGAAACCGTTCACGACTTTGTGGGAGGCCAGATTGATCTGCAGTCCAGGCAACTCCGCGCAATTGGCATCGCAGCCGACCGCTTCAAAGAAGACAAGCTGAGATTGCTCCGGGCAGTTCGGTTTAATTCCATCCTGGATTTCTCGATTGAATTCGAGACATGGCGAGCGATTCAAGATCTGGCACCCGAGATCTGTGTTGTCAGCCACGAACGTATTGCTGCGGAACTGCGCCGCATGCTGGCCCATCCTTCACGTCATTCATCGATCCAGACTTTAGACCACGCGGGATTAACAGGAGCTATTTTCGGCAAGATTCTTTCAGCCACCAGCCCTGATTTACTCCTCGCTCTCCAATCGCTGAAGACAGACCACTTTGAAACAGCCATGGCTCTCTGGTTGCGGGAACTGCCCGTCGAGACGCTGAGAAGCATCTGCTCTCAACTTCGCCTGTCGAATCAGGAACGCGATGCCATCGTCTGGCTGCATACCATGCAGTCGGCATGGCTGGAATTCAGTGACTGGCCGGTATGCCGACAAAAGCGGCTTCTGGCATATCCTTTGGTCAATGAACTGATTGCGTCAGGCCAGGCTCTGGCCAGTGCCCAATTACTGGAAAGCCGCCATGTCGATGCTGCCATTGAAAGGCTGCAATCCTGGTCAAAGGAGGAGATCGATCCGCCGTTACAAGTGACAGGCGAAGACCTCATTCACTGGGGGATTTCGCCCGGCCCACAGTTCAAACAGATTCTCGAACAATTACGAGATGGCCAACTCGAAGGCCGGCTCACCAGCCGTGAAGCCGCTCATCAGTGGCTCGCTGATGAAAACTATCTCCCTCGAACCTGA
- a CDS encoding GNAT family N-acetyltransferase, giving the protein MSSTCSEAEKSLEEGPVCIRRLHPLDVSQFDLMKWRTLFSESIEPNVFLDPEFVIPLIEEVPTGLCPILLIAEDLRTGRWLGLCLFEVACWSLLSPLPMARGLASPYAFQQGWLVSRESEKRAIDALLDYQLQQREWHGFQIKNLPVKSMQTQLMIEAAERLGISVTTTGEWQRAEYVTGRNQTTEDLLQACSKSRRKSLKRCRRALEELGEVQYRLEPVQSSRDPQVNDFLRLEKSGWKLLSGTAIGLKSADEAFFRRMIDGLAREKRVLFGELQLNGQTIASTCNLQSGDTLVGFKIGWDPAYSAGAPGLWSELEMAAAVSQRYPEITRIDSCAVRGSYVESVWKDRQELFSGTFSWSRRGKALQAAKSCYRTVRDLCQSSVKSHDE; this is encoded by the coding sequence ATGTCGTCCACTTGCTCTGAAGCCGAAAAGAGTCTTGAAGAGGGGCCGGTTTGTATCCGACGACTCCATCCTTTGGATGTATCACAGTTTGACCTGATGAAGTGGCGAACACTTTTCAGTGAATCCATCGAACCCAATGTATTTCTCGATCCCGAGTTTGTGATTCCTCTGATCGAGGAAGTTCCTACCGGTTTATGTCCCATACTATTGATTGCAGAAGATTTGAGGACAGGCAGATGGTTGGGGCTCTGTCTGTTTGAAGTCGCCTGCTGGAGTCTGTTGAGTCCTTTACCGATGGCGAGAGGATTAGCTTCGCCATACGCCTTTCAGCAGGGGTGGTTAGTTTCCCGTGAAAGCGAAAAACGGGCCATCGATGCGCTGTTGGACTATCAGTTACAGCAACGAGAGTGGCATGGATTTCAGATCAAGAATCTCCCTGTGAAATCGATGCAGACTCAACTCATGATTGAAGCCGCTGAGAGGCTGGGAATCTCTGTGACAACGACTGGAGAATGGCAACGAGCAGAGTATGTGACGGGCAGAAACCAGACGACCGAAGATCTGCTGCAGGCGTGTTCGAAGAGTCGACGGAAGTCGTTGAAACGCTGTCGGCGTGCTTTAGAAGAATTGGGAGAAGTTCAGTATCGGCTCGAACCCGTGCAAAGCAGTCGTGATCCTCAGGTCAATGACTTTCTGCGTCTGGAAAAATCGGGTTGGAAGCTGCTGTCTGGCACTGCCATTGGATTGAAAAGTGCGGACGAAGCTTTTTTTCGAAGAATGATCGATGGGCTGGCACGCGAAAAACGAGTGCTGTTCGGTGAACTGCAATTGAATGGTCAGACCATTGCCAGTACCTGCAATCTGCAAAGCGGTGATACACTCGTGGGATTCAAAATTGGCTGGGATCCTGCTTACTCGGCTGGAGCGCCGGGGTTGTGGTCCGAACTGGAAATGGCTGCGGCTGTCAGTCAGCGATATCCGGAAATTACACGCATCGATAGTTGTGCAGTGCGTGGTTCTTATGTGGAATCAGTCTGGAAAGACAGGCAGGAGTTATTTTCCGGGACGTTCTCCTGGTCGCGACGAGGAAAAGCTCTGCAGGCGGCGAAAAGTTGTTATCGCACGGTCCGCGATCTCTGTCAGTCTTCAGTCAAAAGTCATGATGAGTAA